One genomic region from Sphingomonas paeninsulae encodes:
- the purB gene encoding adenylosuccinate lyase: MIERYSRPEMVALWSAESRFRIWFEIEAHALDAMAELGVVPHSSAKAVWERGAFEVDRIDEIERETKHDVIAFLTNVAEHVGEEARFLHQGMTSSDVLDTCLSVQLARASDIMIADIDALLVVLKRRAIEHKMTPTIGRSHGIHAEPVTFGLKLAQAYAEFSRNRARLIAAREDIATCAISGAVGTFANIDPRVEEHVAEKMGLTIEPVSTQVIPRDRHAMFFATLGVIASSIERLSIEIRHLQRTEVLEAEEYFAPGQKGSSAMPHKRNPILAENLTGLARMVRSAVVPAMENVALWHERDISHSSVERMIGPDSTITLDFALVRLTGVIDKLLIYPARMQKNLDRMGGLVHSQRVLLALTQAGMSREDAYKAVQRNAMKVWESDGEMSLMQLLTDDPEVTGFLSAPEIADKFDLGYHFRHVDTIFKRVFDA, encoded by the coding sequence ATGATAGAACGCTACTCACGCCCCGAAATGGTCGCCCTCTGGTCGGCCGAATCCCGTTTTCGCATCTGGTTCGAGATCGAGGCTCATGCCCTTGATGCGATGGCCGAACTTGGCGTCGTGCCGCATTCATCGGCAAAAGCGGTATGGGAACGCGGCGCTTTCGAAGTCGATCGTATCGACGAAATCGAACGCGAAACGAAGCACGACGTCATTGCCTTCCTGACAAACGTTGCCGAACATGTCGGCGAAGAAGCCCGCTTCCTGCATCAGGGCATGACAAGTTCGGATGTTCTGGACACTTGCCTGTCGGTCCAACTGGCCCGCGCGTCGGACATCATGATCGCCGACATCGATGCGCTGTTGGTCGTCCTGAAGCGCCGCGCCATCGAACATAAAATGACACCGACGATCGGCCGCAGTCACGGCATTCACGCCGAACCCGTCACGTTCGGCCTGAAACTCGCTCAGGCTTATGCAGAGTTTTCCCGCAATCGCGCCCGACTGATCGCCGCACGCGAAGATATCGCCACCTGCGCAATTTCGGGGGCGGTCGGCACATTCGCCAACATCGATCCGCGCGTCGAAGAGCATGTTGCGGAAAAAATGGGCCTGACTATCGAGCCGGTTTCGACTCAGGTCATTCCACGCGATCGCCATGCCATGTTTTTTGCAACGCTCGGCGTGATTGCGTCGTCGATCGAGCGCCTGTCGATTGAAATTCGCCATTTGCAGCGCACCGAAGTTCTGGAAGCCGAAGAATATTTCGCGCCCGGCCAAAAAGGCTCATCGGCGATGCCGCACAAGCGCAACCCGATCCTCGCAGAGAATCTGACGGGCCTCGCTCGCATGGTGCGAAGCGCGGTTGTTCCCGCGATGGAAAACGTCGCCCTCTGGCACGAACGCGACATCTCGCACTCGAGTGTCGAGCGTATGATCGGGCCGGACTCGACGATCACGCTCGACTTCGCGCTGGTTCGCCTCACCGGTGTAATCGACAAATTGCTGATTTATCCCGCGCGTATGCAAAAGAATCTCGATCGCATGGGCGGACTTGTTCACTCACAACGCGTCCTGCTTGCGCTGACGCAAGCCGGAATGAGCCGTGAAGACGCTTATAAAGCCGTGCAACGCAACGCCATGAAGGTTTGGGAATCGGACGGCGAAATGTCGCTGATGCAGTTGCTGACCGACGATCCCGAAGTGACTGGCTTTCTATCAGCGCCAGAGATCGCCGATAAGTTCGATCTCGGTTATCACTTCCGCCACGTCGACACGATCTTCAAACGGGTTTTTGACGCGTAG
- the dnaJ gene encoding molecular chaperone DnaJ produces MSDDFYDLLEVERTADDGTIKSSYRRLAMRFHPDKNPGCDKSESKFKAISEAYECLKDPQKRATYDRYGKAGFQNGGGGGAQDFGGFADIFDNIFGGGRGRQAGPQRGADLRYDMEITLEDAFHGKATEITVEVSALCEPCSGSGAKPGTSAKSCTTCNGHGKVRAQQGFFVVERACPTCHGAGKVIADPCKSCRGEGRVDKQKTLSVNIPAGVDEGTRIRLTGEGEAGARSAPSGDLYIFLHVTRHAIFEREGTTLFARAPISFTTAALGGSIAIPGLDGVCHDIRIPAGIQSSKQLRQRGAGMPVLNGRGSGDLVIQVEVETPTKLSAKQKELLEAFRETETGDECPKSTKFFDKLRSVFDDII; encoded by the coding sequence ATGTCTGACGATTTTTATGATTTGCTCGAAGTCGAGCGCACGGCGGACGATGGAACGATCAAGTCGTCCTATCGCCGCCTTGCCATGCGGTTTCATCCCGACAAGAATCCGGGCTGCGATAAATCCGAATCCAAATTCAAGGCGATTTCCGAAGCTTATGAATGTCTGAAGGACCCGCAGAAGCGCGCGACTTATGACCGATATGGCAAGGCCGGCTTCCAGAATGGCGGCGGTGGTGGAGCGCAGGACTTCGGTGGCTTCGCAGATATCTTCGACAATATCTTTGGTGGCGGACGTGGCCGTCAGGCGGGACCACAACGTGGGGCCGATCTCCGTTACGATATGGAGATTACGCTCGAAGACGCATTCCACGGTAAAGCAACAGAAATTACTGTCGAGGTTTCCGCCTTGTGCGAGCCGTGCAGCGGTTCGGGCGCAAAACCGGGCACGTCGGCAAAGAGCTGCACCACCTGCAACGGACACGGAAAAGTTCGCGCTCAACAGGGATTCTTTGTTGTCGAACGCGCTTGCCCAACTTGCCACGGCGCAGGGAAAGTTATTGCCGACCCCTGCAAATCATGTCGGGGCGAGGGACGAGTCGACAAGCAAAAGACCCTGTCGGTCAATATCCCGGCGGGTGTCGATGAAGGCACACGCATTCGCCTGACCGGTGAAGGCGAAGCCGGTGCGCGGAGCGCTCCGTCGGGCGATCTGTATATTTTCCTGCACGTCACTCGTCATGCGATCTTCGAGCGGGAGGGCACCACCCTGTTCGCACGCGCACCGATCAGTTTCACAACTGCGGCATTGGGTGGGAGCATTGCAATTCCAGGGTTGGATGGCGTTTGCCACGACATTCGCATTCCGGCTGGCATTCAGTCGAGTAAGCAATTGCGGCAACGCGGCGCAGGAATGCCTGTGCTGAATGGCCGGGGTAGCGGTGATCTGGTTATTCAGGTCGAGGTCGAAACGCCAACTAAGCTGAGCGCCAAGCAAAAAGAATTGCTTGAGGCATTCCGCGAAACCGAGACGGGCGATGAATGCCCGAAATCAACGAAATTCTTCGATAAATTGCGGTCGGTTTTCGACGATATAATCTGA